Proteins encoded in a region of the Petrotoga mexicana DSM 14811 genome:
- a CDS encoding AAA family ATPase, producing MFIGRESELTALNKLYQEDKFQFVVVYGRRRVGKTTLLLEFCKEKPFIFFVADESVDSVSLEKFSKEVFSFFNLKGLTGFNSWEEAFLFIANRTREERLGIVIDEFQYLVNANRSIPSILQKLIDHSLKDTKLFLIICGSYVSFMENEVLGYKSPLYGRRTAQFEITPFGFFDSRKFFPEYSREEQVNTYGVLGGTPQYLVTFDEKVDVYENIKQKILFKSSYLNEEPTFLLRQELREPLIYNSILEALAEGNGKLNEISSRISFDNSKVAKYLETLIDLKIVERIKPEPIGRKSRGSIFKIKDNFFKFWYRFVFKNKALIEQGLADFVIQNKIKPFMNEYIGPIFEDISVEILKKMNADGKLPFIFENIGKWWGNNPIKKREEEIDIVAYDKKNILLGECKWHNSLVDMSVVKKLMDKGALFHFENKFYILFSKNGFTKETLNFAKASNNVILISFKDFVSSKMKN from the coding sequence ATGTTTATTGGTAGAGAATCGGAATTAACCGCTTTAAACAAATTATATCAAGAAGACAAGTTCCAATTTGTTGTTGTATATGGAAGAAGAAGGGTTGGGAAAACCACCTTACTTTTGGAATTTTGCAAAGAAAAGCCTTTTATATTTTTTGTTGCCGATGAATCAGTAGATAGCGTTTCATTAGAAAAGTTTTCTAAAGAGGTTTTTTCGTTTTTCAATTTAAAGGGCTTAACTGGGTTTAATTCCTGGGAAGAAGCTTTTCTCTTTATTGCAAATAGAACAAGAGAAGAAAGATTGGGGATAGTAATTGATGAGTTTCAATATTTAGTGAATGCGAATCGTAGTATTCCATCGATTTTACAGAAATTGATAGATCATAGTTTGAAAGACACCAAATTATTTTTGATAATCTGTGGTTCATATGTTAGTTTTATGGAAAACGAAGTTTTAGGTTATAAAAGTCCGTTGTATGGGAGAAGAACCGCACAATTTGAGATTACCCCTTTTGGTTTTTTTGACAGTCGAAAGTTTTTCCCAGAATATTCAAGGGAGGAACAAGTCAACACATATGGGGTTTTAGGGGGTACACCACAATACTTGGTCACCTTTGATGAAAAAGTGGACGTTTATGAAAATATAAAACAAAAAATATTATTTAAATCATCGTATCTTAATGAAGAACCTACATTCTTGCTAAGACAAGAATTAAGGGAGCCTTTGATTTATAATTCGATTTTAGAAGCTTTAGCAGAAGGAAATGGAAAATTGAATGAAATTTCCTCAAGAATCAGTTTCGATAATTCCAAAGTGGCTAAGTATTTGGAAACCTTGATTGATCTAAAGATCGTTGAAAGAATAAAACCTGAACCAATAGGCAGAAAAAGCAGGGGGAGTATTTTCAAGATTAAGGATAATTTTTTTAAATTTTGGTATAGGTTTGTTTTTAAAAACAAAGCATTAATTGAACAAGGATTGGCGGATTTCGTTATACAAAATAAAATAAAGCCATTTATGAATGAGTATATAGGCCCCATTTTTGAAGATATTTCTGTTGAAATCCTGAAAAAAATGAATGCCGATGGTAAATTGCCATTCATCTTTGAAAATATTGGCAAGTGGTGGGGTAATAATCCTATTAAAAAGAGGGAAGAAGAAATCGATATAGTAGCCTACGATAAGAAAAACATTCTTCTTGGTGAATGCAAATGGCATAATTCATTGGTAGATATGTCAGTAGTTAAAAAACTTATGGATAAAGGGGCTTTATTTCATTTTGAGAATAAATTTTATATACTTTTCTCGAAAAACGGTTTTACGAAAGAAACTTTGAATTTTGCCAAAGCCAGCAATAATGTTATTTTAATAAGTTTTAAAGATTTTGTGTCTTCTAAAATGAAGAATTAA